One Novosphingobium sp. 9U DNA segment encodes these proteins:
- a CDS encoding cellulase family glycosylhydrolase, whose amino-acid sequence MANRFLSDLDPTTAWAKAAVDGKLFTCGELVRHAAECHLRDIRHGERRDRATPQRTSDNMQWIVNAVRSRTNCAGKILIEGASFSSSRNWVSNGQAAAFDRLYGPAGNIAFSPHSYYDADASGTDASCVAGAQNRLDPPLSWAAVGDREIFIGEQAGSGLDAVCQFVLPAAYAKLRDHPNCIGWTRWGGARRRGSTYAYRLDPSNYQTGEDTPQMKLLLRFLAQNP is encoded by the coding sequence GTGGCTAACCGCTTTCTGTCGGACCTTGATCCGACCACAGCATGGGCAAAGGCGGCGGTAGACGGCAAGCTGTTCACCTGCGGCGAGTTGGTCCGGCACGCGGCCGAATGCCACCTGCGCGATATACGCCATGGCGAAAGGCGCGACCGCGCCACGCCGCAGCGCACGTCCGACAACATGCAGTGGATCGTCAATGCAGTCCGCTCGCGCACCAACTGCGCCGGAAAAATCCTGATCGAGGGCGCGTCGTTCTCATCCTCGCGCAACTGGGTGAGCAACGGCCAGGCCGCAGCCTTTGATCGCCTGTATGGTCCGGCTGGCAACATCGCTTTTTCGCCGCACTCCTACTACGATGCGGACGCCAGCGGCACCGATGCCAGCTGTGTTGCCGGTGCGCAAAACCGCTTGGACCCTCCTCTTAGCTGGGCCGCAGTTGGCGATCGTGAGATCTTCATCGGGGAGCAGGCCGGCAGCGGCCTCGATGCAGTTTGCCAATTCGTGCTGCCGGCGGCGTACGCGAAGCTGCGGGACCACCCGAACTGCATAGGCTGGACGAGGTGGGGCGGCGCTCGGCGCCGGGGTTCGACCTATGCCTACCGTCTCGACCCGAGCAACTACCAGACCGGTGAGGACACGCCGCAGATGAAGCTGCTGCTGCGCTTTCTGGCGCAAAATCCGTGA
- a CDS encoding P27 family phage terminase small subunit: MADLVEITGGDGVPAEPNWSRYFGRKADRDPASEHRQRVISEMRGAEKLAVVNTHAIQRLIVAYVTFDISAKAVLKVGPVVPAPKTKVPTYNPWWTTMQNAAATAAALEKELRIYPRDRKNGGKVAKKATRTTGGGYLKSRG; this comes from the coding sequence ATGGCCGATCTGGTCGAGATCACGGGAGGCGATGGCGTCCCGGCGGAGCCGAACTGGAGCCGCTACTTCGGGCGAAAGGCTGATCGGGACCCGGCTTCCGAGCATCGGCAGCGGGTTATCAGCGAGATGCGTGGTGCTGAGAAGCTGGCCGTCGTGAACACGCACGCGATCCAGCGCCTCATCGTCGCGTATGTCACGTTCGACATCTCGGCGAAGGCGGTCCTCAAGGTTGGCCCGGTCGTGCCGGCACCCAAAACGAAGGTGCCCACCTACAATCCGTGGTGGACGACAATGCAGAATGCCGCGGCCACGGCTGCGGCGCTGGAGAAGGAGCTTCGCATCTATCCGCGAGACCGGAAGAACGGGGGCAAGGTCGCGAAGAAGGCGACGCGGACCACCGGCGGCGGTTACCTCAAGAGCCGTGGCTAA
- a CDS encoding IS481 family transposase: protein MGQVLHGSAKTTHAIRAELQRSEASVASLARRCGINEKTVLKWRKRHSVEDMPMGPKERRSSVLSPMEEAAIVALRVQARLPLDDVYITLKDVIPQLSRSSLHRCLQRHEISRLPKADREKPKKFKAYEIGYFHIDIAELRYEGGKAYLYVAVDRTSKLFFARIYRKATKLVAAGFLKALIKTVPYKIHTVLTDNGVQFVQLERRSKLTFPHIFGRVCQEAGIEHRLTKPYHPWTNGQAERMVRTIKEATVKSFHYASIAELRRHVHDWLVAYNFAKQLKAIRFKTPCEAIEELWKSKPDIFNVKPTHHILGLNTEGRDPLRLSTGDRGVGLFRSAALLINGEKHFG from the coding sequence ATGGGCCAGGTTCTCCACGGCAGCGCCAAGACCACGCACGCCATACGAGCGGAGCTACAGCGATCGGAAGCTTCGGTCGCGAGCCTCGCAAGGCGGTGTGGGATCAACGAGAAGACAGTGCTGAAATGGCGCAAGCGGCATTCGGTCGAAGACATGCCGATGGGTCCCAAGGAGCGGCGCAGCAGTGTGCTTTCGCCTATGGAGGAAGCAGCGATTGTGGCGTTGCGCGTCCAGGCGAGGCTGCCGCTCGATGACGTTTACATCACCTTGAAGGACGTGATCCCTCAACTCAGTCGATCGTCGTTGCATCGCTGCCTGCAACGGCATGAGATCAGCCGACTACCCAAGGCCGACCGTGAAAAGCCAAAGAAGTTCAAGGCTTACGAGATCGGCTACTTTCATATCGACATCGCCGAGCTTCGCTATGAGGGTGGCAAGGCGTACCTGTATGTCGCCGTGGACCGTACTTCCAAGCTGTTTTTCGCCCGCATTTATCGCAAGGCGACGAAGCTGGTCGCCGCCGGCTTCCTGAAGGCCTTGATCAAGACCGTACCTTACAAAATCCATACTGTGCTGACCGATAACGGCGTCCAGTTCGTGCAACTGGAGCGGCGCTCGAAGCTGACCTTCCCGCACATCTTCGGACGCGTCTGCCAGGAAGCCGGCATCGAGCACCGTCTGACCAAGCCCTATCACCCATGGACCAACGGACAGGCCGAACGGATGGTGAGAACCATCAAGGAGGCTACCGTGAAGTCGTTCCACTACGCCTCGATTGCCGAACTGCGACGGCACGTCCACGACTGGCTGGTCGCCTACAACTTTGCCAAGCAACTCAAGGCCATCCGGTTCAAGACACCCTGCGAAGCCATCGAGGAGCTCTGGAAATCAAAGCCCGACATCTTTAACGTCAAGCCAACCCATCACATCCTGGGACTAAACACCGAGGGGCGCGATCCCCTCAGACTTTCGACCGGGGACCGGGGGGTGGGGCTGTTCAGGTCCGCAGCACTGTTGATTAACGGCGAAAAACACTTTGGTTAA